A window of the Paenibacillus woosongensis genome harbors these coding sequences:
- a CDS encoding carbohydrate ABC transporter permease → MEEVQQSAVSKAATYILLIVLSLLFLIPIAFIVMTALKSNADLMRNPVYRLPEVFQWSNFAEAWDKMKLYIRNSLVISVVKVPIGILIEALAAYALTRMGFKWANALFAVFLVGMMIPFQATLVPLNMMLNYFGLENTYPGIFIVYIGFGIPFGIMVLRGFLRSIPKELDEAAYIDGCAELGKFFRIILPIAMPAIATLIILDFLSTWNEFLLAQIFITKDSMQPVTAGLLTFQGQHSTNYTLLSAGVLISIVPILAVYLFFQKYFVSGMAGAVKG, encoded by the coding sequence ATGGAAGAAGTGCAACAATCGGCTGTTTCGAAGGCGGCTACCTATATATTACTCATCGTCCTGAGCCTGCTCTTTCTTATTCCTATCGCGTTTATCGTCATGACGGCCTTGAAATCCAATGCCGATTTGATGAGAAATCCGGTGTACCGTTTGCCGGAAGTATTCCAATGGAGTAATTTCGCAGAGGCCTGGGATAAGATGAAGCTGTATATCCGCAATAGTCTCGTTATTTCCGTCGTGAAGGTTCCGATAGGGATTCTGATTGAAGCGCTGGCTGCCTACGCGCTGACCCGGATGGGGTTCAAATGGGCAAACGCGCTGTTTGCGGTATTTCTGGTCGGCATGATGATCCCGTTCCAGGCAACGTTAGTTCCGCTCAATATGATGCTCAATTATTTCGGGCTTGAAAATACGTATCCTGGTATTTTTATCGTGTACATCGGCTTTGGGATTCCGTTTGGCATTATGGTGCTGAGAGGCTTTCTTCGCTCCATTCCGAAGGAATTGGATGAGGCGGCTTATATTGACGGATGCGCGGAGCTGGGCAAATTTTTCCGCATTATACTGCCGATCGCGATGCCGGCGATTGCGACCTTGATCATTCTCGACTTTCTGTCGACCTGGAATGAATTTTTGCTGGCGCAAATTTTTATTACGAAGGATTCGATGCAGCCGGTTACTGCAGGCCTGCTTACGTTTCAGGGCCAGCATTCCACGAACTATACGCTGCTGAGCGCGGGCGTGCTTATATCAATCGTACCGATTTTGGCTGTCTACTTGTTCTTTCAGAAATATTTCGTTTCGGGGATGGCCGGAGCCGTAAAAGGCTAA
- a CDS encoding sensor histidine kinase has protein sequence MLWKRLSYHHKLFIVLIIASSLPVLLLGTIAYKKSSETLMQQTEQDLQIIAGQLITAIEKQVSDFDRFSILPYYMPEAFTIFNQPYVPQEEWGSAELNAQKQLIRLMSAYPSINKSIKGMVFYGMNESISGYRLSGSSTMNKNYDVSEEKWYQEALEKNGGFVVSGVHDVKQFEGEIFKAVTVSRLLLDEQMRPLAVIAIHISPDFIERIITSSQLRDTVVTVVDADNQLVYASDEQLAAHLLEHPLESGADGTWVADSSLEQRNVKYSGVVRVNKYLGWTIYMGKNQTDILQGTSKIRQYTVVIAIVLMFASAAVSWLLANGLAGPIRRLIRSMRNVETGRFEILEVPNRYDEIGQLHLSYVRMVKRLNELIHSIAEKERQKRKAELYALRVRIQPHFLYNTLNSIRMLAILQQSPQIAKLIHSLNRLLQSYLKLNDELMPLSREIELLQDYEKLMDLRYTNTFEVKWDIPDSLADAGIPAMLLQPVLENSIFHASRGLSRILMIIVRARLLEDGRTLCIEIMDDGTGITEEQIENLLQERREDDCANIGINNVNDRIRLWFGQEYGLTLRRLEPGTAVIVTIPYKPVRKEI, from the coding sequence ATGCTTTGGAAGCGGCTATCTTATCATCATAAATTATTTATTGTGCTCATTATCGCCAGCAGTTTGCCCGTCTTATTGCTGGGAACGATCGCTTACAAAAAATCCTCGGAAACTTTAATGCAGCAGACAGAGCAGGACTTGCAGATTATTGCCGGGCAATTGATTACGGCGATCGAGAAGCAGGTTAGCGACTTCGACCGCTTCAGCATTTTGCCTTACTATATGCCGGAAGCGTTTACAATATTTAATCAGCCTTACGTTCCCCAGGAAGAATGGGGCTCCGCAGAGCTGAATGCGCAGAAACAGCTCATCCGCTTGATGAGCGCGTATCCCTCGATTAACAAGTCGATTAAAGGAATGGTGTTCTATGGAATGAACGAAAGCATTAGCGGTTATCGGCTCAGCGGCTCATCTACAATGAACAAAAATTATGATGTGAGTGAAGAAAAGTGGTACCAGGAGGCTCTGGAGAAAAACGGGGGATTTGTCGTCTCGGGCGTACACGATGTTAAGCAATTCGAAGGAGAAATATTCAAGGCCGTAACGGTGTCCAGATTGCTGCTGGATGAGCAAATGCGGCCGCTTGCCGTCATTGCTATCCACATTTCTCCCGATTTCATCGAGAGAATCATTACCTCCTCACAGCTCCGCGATACGGTCGTAACGGTCGTCGATGCGGACAATCAGCTGGTCTATGCTTCGGACGAACAATTGGCGGCTCATTTGCTGGAGCATCCTCTGGAGAGCGGTGCGGATGGAACGTGGGTTGCCGACAGCAGTCTGGAACAACGAAATGTCAAATACAGCGGCGTTGTACGGGTGAACAAGTATTTAGGCTGGACGATTTATATGGGCAAAAATCAAACTGATATCCTGCAGGGAACGAGCAAGATACGCCAATATACCGTCGTAATCGCCATTGTGCTGATGTTCGCCTCGGCGGCGGTATCTTGGCTGCTGGCCAACGGCTTGGCTGGGCCGATTCGCCGCTTAATCCGTTCCATGCGCAATGTGGAGACCGGCCGATTTGAAATTCTTGAGGTGCCCAACCGGTATGACGAAATCGGCCAGCTGCATTTAAGCTACGTCCGGATGGTCAAACGTCTAAATGAGCTGATCCACTCGATTGCCGAAAAGGAAAGGCAGAAGCGAAAGGCGGAGCTGTATGCGCTGCGGGTCAGAATACAGCCTCACTTTTTGTATAATACGCTGAATTCCATTCGGATGCTGGCCATATTGCAGCAGTCTCCGCAAATCGCCAAGCTGATCCATTCATTAAACCGTTTGCTGCAATCCTATCTCAAGCTGAATGATGAGCTGATGCCGCTGTCCAGAGAAATCGAGCTCCTGCAGGACTACGAGAAGCTGATGGATTTGCGGTATACGAATACTTTTGAAGTGAAGTGGGACATCCCTGATTCGTTGGCGGATGCAGGCATACCGGCTATGCTGCTTCAGCCGGTTTTGGAAAATTCAATTTTTCATGCTTCCAGGGGACTAAGCCGTATTTTGATGATTATCGTCAGGGCGCGTCTGTTGGAGGATGGCCGTACCTTATGCATTGAGATCATGGATGACGGAACAGGAATCACCGAGGAGCAAATCGAGAACCTGCTGCAGGAAAGGCGGGAAGACGATTGCGCCAATATTGGAATAAACAATGTGAATGACCGGATACGGCTGTGGTTCGGCCAAGAATACGGTCTGACGCTGAGACGCTTGGAGCCGGGAACGGCAGTTATAGTTACGATACCCTATAAACCGGTAAGGAAGGAGATTTAG
- a CDS encoding LacI family DNA-binding transcriptional regulator: MNIRTIAEMAGVSVSTVSKIINNYSDISEDTKNKVLEIMKQTGYVPSNSAKTLATKKSNLIGVIFAGKLNIDFTHPFFVEVLNSFKKQVGLLGYDLLFFSNEKFYAVDGEYLARCKHFQVDGCIIVTGQQLEPSISELDLSDIPCIGVDIELKGKNSGYIMSDNYKMSYKVVEHFYLQGYRELGYIGSTQESDISNMREAGYKDAIDSFGLPLNGDWFVNGEHFFETSGYEAMNRMIRSGSLPRAIFAASDLIAIGAMRALKEHKLRVPQDVAIIGCDDIEACKYTNPALTTIRQNKEKIGRLAGLMLYDLMNSQSETSSIVVEPELVIRESCGSRFDNFK, encoded by the coding sequence ATCAATATTAGAACGATCGCGGAAATGGCCGGGGTTTCGGTATCGACCGTATCCAAGATTATTAACAATTATAGCGATATTTCTGAAGATACGAAAAATAAAGTTCTGGAAATTATGAAGCAGACGGGTTACGTTCCTTCCAACTCGGCTAAAACATTGGCAACGAAAAAGTCGAACCTGATCGGCGTTATTTTTGCTGGTAAACTCAATATCGATTTCACCCATCCCTTTTTCGTTGAGGTGCTAAACTCCTTCAAGAAGCAGGTGGGCCTGCTCGGCTACGATCTTCTTTTCTTCTCTAACGAAAAGTTCTATGCCGTCGATGGTGAGTATCTCGCTCGTTGTAAGCACTTCCAAGTAGATGGCTGCATCATTGTTACAGGCCAGCAGCTGGAACCCTCCATCAGCGAGCTGGATTTGAGCGACATTCCTTGCATCGGCGTCGATATCGAGCTCAAGGGCAAAAACTCCGGGTATATTATGTCTGATAATTACAAAATGTCATACAAAGTAGTAGAGCACTTTTACCTGCAAGGCTATCGGGAGCTTGGATATATCGGAAGCACGCAGGAATCAGATATTTCCAATATGCGCGAGGCCGGCTACAAGGACGCGATTGACAGCTTCGGCCTGCCTTTGAACGGGGATTGGTTCGTAAACGGAGAGCATTTTTTTGAAACGAGCGGATATGAAGCGATGAATCGGATGATTCGATCCGGCTCTCTGCCGCGCGCAATCTTTGCCGCCTCCGACCTGATTGCGATCGGCGCCATGCGCGCGCTGAAGGAGCACAAGCTGCGGGTGCCGCAGGATGTGGCCATCATCGGCTGCGACGATATCGAAGCCTGCAAATATACGAATCCGGCGCTTACGACAATCCGGCAGAACAAGGAGAAGATCGGCAGGCTGGCCGGCTTAATGCTGTACGACCTGATGAATAGCCAGTCCGAGACGAGCAGCATCGTCGTGGAGCCCGAGCTCGTTATCCGTGAATCCTGCGGCAGCAGATTCGATAATTTTAAATAA
- a CDS encoding ABC transporter substrate-binding protein has translation MNRKRISAMLAVVMSTVLMLSACGGGAGTEKASGSSGSGSGEGQKTTVTVWVLNDQNSYLEPIIKAFQSENPDIKVEPTYYGTDPLKESLKVAASSKTLPDMWFTWGGSLGSFYPENGLAMDLTQVAADHGWGNIYNPAALDLVQYDGKTYGVPFHLASLSVFYPKELYAKLNLTPPATFAEFEGQLQLMKDQGITPFAVGGKGGWMLMRWVEQLIEHYGGTELHDRLNALEASWDDPAVVQTFQKLKDWSDKGYFEKGFITLDPLEAETPMYHGQQGFALEGAWVDLSISQAGADPNDFGTFKFPTDQEPVRMSSFAEMFQINAGSEPQVQEAALKLAEYITGEEVVNEYIDVYGSPALKQFKTSEQSPHTSEMAEMIKGGNFLIADQALPQTVVQKLFEAQDAVILNEWTPEQAAKEIQKAAESYKSNSN, from the coding sequence ATGAACAGGAAACGTATTTCAGCCATGCTTGCGGTCGTGATGTCAACCGTCCTGATGTTATCGGCCTGCGGCGGAGGGGCAGGTACGGAGAAAGCTTCCGGCAGCAGCGGCTCCGGCAGTGGGGAAGGGCAGAAGACTACGGTAACGGTTTGGGTGCTCAATGATCAGAATTCTTATCTGGAGCCGATCATCAAAGCATTCCAGAGCGAAAATCCGGATATTAAAGTGGAGCCTACTTATTATGGAACAGACCCGTTAAAGGAATCGCTGAAGGTAGCGGCGTCTTCCAAGACGCTGCCCGATATGTGGTTCACCTGGGGCGGCTCGCTCGGCTCCTTTTACCCGGAGAACGGCCTGGCTATGGATTTGACGCAGGTTGCGGCAGATCATGGATGGGGGAACATTTATAATCCTGCTGCACTTGATTTGGTTCAATATGACGGCAAAACCTATGGGGTTCCGTTCCATCTAGCATCTCTCTCGGTCTTCTATCCGAAGGAGCTGTATGCAAAATTGAATTTGACGCCGCCGGCTACGTTCGCCGAATTCGAGGGGCAATTGCAATTGATGAAAGATCAGGGGATTACGCCGTTTGCCGTTGGAGGCAAAGGCGGCTGGATGCTGATGCGCTGGGTGGAGCAGCTTATTGAGCATTACGGTGGAACCGAGCTTCATGACCGGTTGAACGCGCTGGAAGCCTCCTGGGATGATCCGGCCGTCGTTCAGACTTTCCAGAAGCTGAAGGATTGGTCTGATAAAGGCTATTTCGAGAAAGGCTTCATCACCCTGGACCCGCTTGAAGCGGAAACGCCGATGTATCATGGGCAGCAAGGCTTTGCGCTGGAGGGAGCATGGGTTGATCTGAGCATTAGCCAGGCTGGAGCGGATCCTAACGATTTCGGCACCTTTAAATTCCCGACGGATCAGGAGCCAGTCCGGATGTCGAGCTTTGCGGAAATGTTCCAAATTAACGCAGGATCTGAACCACAGGTGCAGGAAGCAGCCTTGAAATTGGCTGAATATATTACCGGCGAGGAAGTCGTAAATGAATATATCGATGTATACGGCTCTCCGGCCTTGAAGCAGTTCAAAACTTCGGAGCAGTCTCCACATACGTCAGAGATGGCGGAAATGATCAAGGGCGGTAATTTTCTGATCGCGGATCAAGCGCTGCCCCAGACGGTTGTACAGAAGCTGTTTGAAGCTCAGGATGCAGTCATTTTGAATGAATGGACGCCAGAACAGGCTGCGAAGGAAATTCAGAAGGCAGCCGAGTCGTACAAGAGCAACAGCAACTAG
- a CDS encoding response regulator transcription factor, protein MWNLLVVEDEAIVRMGLRYMVDWEAQGVCWKAEASNGEEAVKVLEAEDIHIVMTDIRMPGMDGLDLGRYIREKHGGHIQVIYLSSYDDFPYVKEAIRLGALDYLHKPTMDEKEVTAALRKAIQLLEQSTARAPERKWSEDERNDWLVSLLDDYTYPQKMLLPELTEGQFNEGLWITAMRLRDDAADHMAAAPARDHLKFMSIRYLIDEYVARDWGGIVFHRNHREILWLAPAKSKEGLEDHQSKEQYLDRLRSKVFELLNASIIYSCSSVYDDFRQIPEAYLEVELKFPVNQQSDSLHVRLAKEYVDNHLLEDITLMKVAESIPISSSYLSRIFLKEVGESFSDYVIRNKVIYAQKLLRETNKKIYEISEILSYTNPHYFSKLFKERTGMTPLEYRNR, encoded by the coding sequence ATGTGGAATCTTCTTGTCGTTGAGGATGAAGCGATTGTCAGAATGGGATTGCGTTACATGGTGGATTGGGAGGCGCAGGGCGTATGCTGGAAGGCTGAGGCTTCCAATGGAGAAGAAGCGGTGAAGGTACTGGAAGCTGAGGACATCCACATCGTGATGACCGACATCCGTATGCCTGGCATGGACGGGCTCGATCTAGGCAGGTATATCCGCGAAAAACACGGCGGGCATATACAGGTTATCTATTTGAGCAGCTATGACGACTTTCCCTATGTAAAAGAGGCGATTCGCCTTGGAGCGCTGGATTATCTCCACAAGCCTACCATGGACGAGAAGGAAGTGACAGCAGCGCTTCGCAAAGCTATTCAGCTGTTGGAGCAGAGCACGGCGAGGGCTCCTGAAAGAAAATGGTCAGAGGATGAGCGGAATGACTGGCTCGTTTCTTTGCTGGATGATTACACATATCCCCAAAAAATGCTGCTTCCCGAGCTTACGGAAGGACAGTTTAACGAGGGGCTGTGGATTACCGCGATGCGGCTTCGCGATGATGCAGCTGACCATATGGCCGCGGCCCCTGCCAGGGATCATCTCAAATTCATGTCCATTCGGTATTTGATTGACGAATACGTAGCCAGGGACTGGGGAGGTATTGTGTTTCACCGCAATCACCGCGAAATACTGTGGCTGGCGCCGGCCAAATCCAAGGAAGGCCTGGAGGATCACCAGAGCAAGGAGCAGTACCTGGACAGGCTGCGGAGCAAAGTTTTCGAGCTGCTCAACGCCTCAATCATTTACTCCTGCAGTTCGGTCTATGATGATTTTCGGCAAATACCGGAAGCATACCTGGAGGTTGAGCTGAAGTTCCCGGTGAATCAGCAGAGCGACAGCCTGCATGTCAGGTTAGCTAAAGAATATGTCGACAACCATCTGTTAGAGGATATTACCTTGATGAAGGTAGCGGAATCCATTCCGATCAGCTCGAGTTACTTGAGCCGGATTTTCTTGAAGGAAGTAGGAGAAAGTTTTAGCGATTACGTCATACGCAACAAAGTGATATACGCCCAAAAGCTGCTGCGGGAAACGAATAAGAAGATCTACGAAATCAGTGAAATTCTGAGTTATACGAACCCGCACTATTTCAGCAAGCTGTTCAAGGAACGAACCGGTATGACCCCGCTGGAGTATCGGAACCGTTAG
- the aroF gene encoding 3-deoxy-7-phosphoheptulonate synthase, which translates to MIVITSNQTPEERIQEIIAVIEKEGLQAHVSRGSDRTVIGLIGAIEPKLAEHLRQMKGVENVIKISKSYKLASREFHPENTVIEIGDVKIGGGDLVVMGGPCAVESPEQIDEIARLVKAAGGQVLRGGAFKPRTGPYSFQGVGVEGLVMMAEAGKKHGLLTITEVMTPEYVDVCAEYADILQVGTRNMQNFDLLRKLGTCGKPVLLKRGFSATYDEFLNAAEYILAGGNPNVMLCERGIRTFETYTRNTLDLSAIPVLQGLSHLPVISDPSHGTGRRELVEPMTKASVAAGADGLIIEMHTDPDNSMTGDGVQSLFPDQFAALLRDLEKLAPLVGKRFDTPKAAVQV; encoded by the coding sequence GTGATCGTAATTACTTCTAACCAAACGCCGGAAGAGCGTATTCAGGAAATTATCGCCGTCATTGAGAAGGAAGGCTTGCAGGCACATGTCTCGCGGGGCAGCGACCGTACGGTGATCGGGCTGATCGGCGCGATCGAGCCGAAGCTCGCCGAACACTTGCGCCAGATGAAGGGCGTAGAAAATGTCATTAAAATTTCTAAATCCTACAAGCTGGCCAGCCGCGAGTTCCATCCGGAGAATACGGTGATCGAGATCGGCGACGTGAAGATTGGCGGCGGGGATCTCGTCGTAATGGGCGGCCCATGCGCCGTGGAATCCCCGGAGCAGATCGATGAAATCGCCCGGCTGGTTAAAGCGGCAGGCGGCCAGGTGCTGCGCGGCGGAGCGTTCAAGCCGCGGACGGGCCCATACAGCTTCCAAGGCGTTGGGGTAGAGGGGCTGGTCATGATGGCCGAGGCTGGGAAAAAGCATGGCCTGCTTACGATTACGGAAGTGATGACGCCGGAATACGTTGATGTATGCGCAGAGTATGCGGATATTCTGCAGGTTGGTACGCGCAACATGCAAAACTTCGACCTGCTGCGCAAGCTAGGAACCTGCGGCAAACCGGTGCTGCTGAAACGCGGCTTCAGCGCGACCTACGACGAGTTTCTGAATGCGGCGGAGTACATTTTGGCAGGCGGGAATCCGAACGTAATGCTCTGCGAACGCGGTATCCGAACTTTTGAAACCTACACAAGAAATACGCTGGACCTGTCGGCGATTCCGGTATTGCAGGGCTTGAGCCATCTGCCGGTCATCTCTGACCCGAGCCATGGCACGGGCCGCCGCGAGCTGGTAGAACCGATGACGAAAGCGTCGGTTGCCGCAGGCGCGGACGGACTCATTATCGAAATGCATACTGATCCGGACAATTCGATGACAGGCGATGGGGTACAGTCCTTGTTCCCTGATCAATTCGCTGCATTGCTCCGCGATCTGGAGAAGCTCGCCCCATTGGTCGGCAAACGTTTCGATACACCGAAAGCGGCTGTTCAGGTATAA
- a CDS encoding DUF5605 domain-containing protein, which produces MMFTEQDRMGSIWTDPAAGSILEKHFSFLAEERHLAFSYKIMTLREFLDARQELGFTDQERAAFLQELAQLPSSKPLERRAEMVDKPQEASQGAAEIGRHSEGTGLISSPKSAAKWDVYELELRGPSYGNPYTDIDLKATFVCEEDGRSIRVPGFYNGNGVYKIRMMPGEEGRWTYRTESTANALDGHEGTFVCTAPEAGNHGPVRVRDKYHFAYEDGTAYLPFGTTCYVWTHQGEELEQQTLESLARSPFNKMRMCVFPKSYLYNLNEPELYPYEGSIREGWNFSVFNPEFFEHLEQRIADLGRLGIEADLILFHPYDRWGFSEMSREEDDLYLRYIVARLSAYRHVWWSLANEYDLMWAKTGEDWERYARIITENDPYGHLLSNHNWLTFYDHSKPWLTHCSLQRIDVYKTSEAALEWRERWDKPIVIDECAYEGDIDQGWGNITGEEMVRRFWEGTIRGGYVGHGETYLNDEEVLWWSKGGKLVGDSPARIGFLRSLVEEAPGQCWEPLRSDWDLPCAGIRDEYYVYYFGFNQPKFRIFHMRPGIKYKVDIIDTWGMTIDESAGVHEGSFRIELPGRPYMAVRLTRTE; this is translated from the coding sequence ATGATGTTTACGGAGCAGGATAGAATGGGAAGCATATGGACGGATCCGGCGGCTGGGAGCATATTAGAAAAGCATTTCTCATTCCTTGCAGAGGAGAGGCATCTTGCCTTTTCTTATAAAATTATGACGCTTCGGGAGTTTCTAGATGCTCGGCAGGAGCTGGGCTTCACGGATCAAGAAAGGGCGGCATTTCTCCAAGAGCTCGCTCAGCTGCCTTCCAGCAAACCGCTGGAACGGCGTGCGGAAATGGTGGATAAGCCGCAGGAAGCCTCACAGGGTGCTGCGGAGATTGGACGCCATAGCGAAGGCACAGGTCTGATAAGCTCCCCGAAATCTGCTGCCAAATGGGATGTCTATGAGCTGGAGCTGAGAGGGCCGTCTTATGGAAATCCGTATACGGACATCGATCTGAAGGCGACGTTTGTCTGTGAGGAAGATGGGCGCAGCATACGTGTTCCAGGGTTTTATAACGGAAACGGAGTTTATAAAATTCGTATGATGCCTGGTGAGGAGGGGCGTTGGACTTACCGGACGGAGAGCACGGCAAATGCGCTGGACGGACACGAGGGAACCTTCGTTTGCACCGCCCCTGAGGCGGGGAATCATGGCCCGGTCCGGGTTCGTGATAAATATCATTTCGCCTATGAGGATGGCACCGCTTATTTGCCGTTTGGCACAACCTGCTATGTCTGGACGCATCAGGGGGAAGAGCTGGAACAGCAAACACTGGAGTCACTCGCGCGCTCACCATTCAATAAAATGCGGATGTGCGTTTTTCCAAAATCATATCTCTATAACCTGAACGAGCCCGAGCTCTATCCTTATGAAGGCTCCATCCGGGAAGGCTGGAATTTCAGCGTATTTAATCCTGAATTCTTCGAGCATTTGGAGCAGCGGATCGCCGATTTGGGACGCCTTGGCATCGAAGCGGATCTTATTCTGTTCCATCCGTACGACAGATGGGGGTTCTCGGAAATGAGCCGGGAGGAGGATGACCTCTATTTGCGTTATATCGTGGCCCGCTTGTCCGCTTACCGTCATGTCTGGTGGTCGCTCGCCAATGAATATGATTTGATGTGGGCCAAAACCGGCGAGGATTGGGAGCGTTACGCCCGAATTATTACGGAGAACGATCCATATGGGCACTTGCTGTCGAATCACAATTGGCTGACTTTTTACGATCACAGCAAACCTTGGCTGACTCACTGCAGCCTGCAAAGAATCGATGTCTACAAAACCTCAGAGGCCGCGTTGGAGTGGCGGGAGCGCTGGGATAAACCGATCGTTATCGACGAGTGCGCCTATGAGGGCGATATCGACCAGGGCTGGGGGAACATTACCGGCGAGGAAATGGTGCGGAGGTTCTGGGAAGGAACGATCCGCGGAGGATATGTCGGCCATGGGGAAACTTATTTGAACGACGAGGAAGTGTTGTGGTGGTCCAAAGGCGGCAAGCTGGTTGGGGATAGCCCCGCGCGGATCGGTTTCTTGCGCAGCCTGGTCGAGGAAGCCCCTGGACAATGCTGGGAGCCGCTGCGCTCGGACTGGGATCTTCCCTGCGCCGGCATTCGGGATGAATATTATGTCTATTATTTCGGCTTCAACCAGCCCAAATTTCGGATCTTCCACATGAGGCCGGGCATCAAGTATAAAGTAGATATCATAGACACATGGGGCATGACGATCGATGAGAGCGCTGGCGTTCACGAAGGCTCGTTCCGCATCGAGCTCCCCGGCAGGCCGTATATGGCCGTGCGTCTGACAAGAACAGAATAG
- a CDS encoding carbohydrate ABC transporter permease → MKLKAWKPWTFLLPALLIYLAVIVAPSLYTLQLSFYKWNGISPDKQFVGLQNYIYLLTEDTVFQTALKNNVLWLAGSLTIIIGLGLLFALLLNRKIKGRSLFRGVFYFPYVLSGIIVALMWTWLYHPTRGFFNTVLEAIGLGNLAHTWLADPKTALYAVFIAAVWQGVGLPMVLFLAGLQSIPKDCYEAAIIDGARPMQSFRFITIPLLSETFVIVFATTMVNAMKVYDIIYGMTAGGPAQSTQVLSSWMYYQTFKFNNIGVGSAISWFLVLVAMAVIIPYVFYTNKKSHL, encoded by the coding sequence ATGAAACTCAAAGCTTGGAAGCCGTGGACGTTTCTGCTGCCGGCGCTGCTCATTTATCTCGCCGTCATCGTGGCGCCATCGCTGTATACGCTTCAGCTCAGCTTTTACAAGTGGAATGGGATATCTCCGGACAAGCAGTTTGTCGGATTGCAAAACTACATTTATTTGCTGACAGAGGATACCGTATTTCAGACGGCCTTGAAAAACAACGTGTTGTGGCTGGCCGGTTCATTAACCATCATTATCGGACTAGGATTGTTGTTCGCCCTGCTGCTAAACCGGAAAATAAAGGGCAGATCGCTGTTTCGCGGCGTGTTTTATTTTCCTTATGTACTATCAGGCATTATCGTCGCCCTCATGTGGACCTGGCTGTATCATCCAACGAGGGGATTTTTCAACACGGTGCTGGAGGCCATCGGGCTGGGCAATTTGGCTCACACGTGGCTGGCCGATCCGAAAACCGCCCTATATGCGGTGTTCATTGCCGCAGTATGGCAGGGCGTAGGCCTGCCAATGGTTCTGTTTCTTGCCGGCCTGCAGAGCATTCCGAAGGACTGCTATGAGGCGGCGATTATCGACGGAGCCAGACCGATGCAATCGTTTCGCTTCATCACGATCCCGCTGCTCAGCGAAACATTCGTCATCGTGTTCGCGACGACAATGGTTAATGCCATGAAGGTATATGACATCATCTACGGCATGACGGCTGGCGGACCGGCACAGAGCACGCAGGTGCTCTCTTCATGGATGTACTATCAGACGTTTAAATTCAACAATATCGGCGTAGGATCGGCTATTTCGTGGTTCCTTGTCCTGGTCGCAATGGCTGTTATCATTCCTTACGTCTTCTATACAAACAAGAAATCGCATCTGTGA